Proteins encoded in a region of the Agromyces protaetiae genome:
- a CDS encoding glycoside hydrolase family 127 protein: protein MTLTVSTTPAAAREGAAPVAPVAPTTGALRPLGLDEVAITGGIWGRRQAVNGTATLDHIERWLEREGWLGNFDLAAAGTLPDGRRGREFSDSEVYKYLEAVAWEIGRLDASGAQDGGGTDASGARATELEARFRRIVDRVAAAQEPDGYLNTRFGRPGQGARWSDLEWGHELYCLGHLFQAAVARHRTRPDADDGLVGIARRAADLVCAVFGEGGDERVCGHAEVEVGLAELGRALGEPRYLEQARIFVDRHGRGSLADIEWGRSYFQDDVPVREADRLRGHAVRANYLSSGATDVAVETGDDELLRALDGQWEATQQRRTYVTGGQGSHHQDEAFGEDWELPADRAYSETCAAVASVMFGWRLLLAQADAAQADPRYADAIERALFNVVETSPDASGTAFYYANTLHQRVPGTEADPESVSPRAKSSLRAPWFEVSCCPPNTARTFASLAAYLATADASGVQLHQYAPSTVRTRLDDGQEVALEIATDYPAGGSVRVRVLTDASSPWTLALRVPAWAAGATLAVRPADGGDADERAVEPGYARVERAFAAGDEVELALPVAPRFTAPDPRVDAVRGSLAVERGPEVFALESVDLAGTTLETSDFADLRVDPATAPRDAAGSAGPAVPPRDADGAVVVTLVDARTGARADIPLVRYHEWAERGPSRMRVWIPLLTAEA, encoded by the coding sequence ATGACCCTCACCGTCTCCACCACGCCCGCCGCCGCCCGCGAGGGCGCCGCACCGGTCGCGCCCGTCGCACCGACCACGGGCGCCCTGCGCCCGCTCGGGCTCGACGAGGTCGCCATCACAGGCGGCATCTGGGGCCGCCGGCAGGCGGTCAACGGCACGGCCACGCTCGATCACATCGAACGCTGGCTCGAACGGGAAGGCTGGCTCGGCAACTTCGATCTCGCCGCGGCGGGCACGCTGCCCGACGGGCGGCGCGGCCGGGAGTTCTCGGACTCCGAGGTCTACAAGTACCTCGAGGCGGTGGCGTGGGAGATCGGGCGGCTGGATGCATCGGGCGCCCAGGACGGTGGTGGAACGGATGCCTCGGGCGCTCGCGCCACCGAGCTCGAGGCCCGCTTCCGCCGCATCGTCGACCGCGTCGCGGCGGCCCAGGAGCCCGACGGCTACCTGAACACGCGCTTCGGCCGGCCCGGTCAGGGCGCGCGCTGGTCCGACCTCGAGTGGGGGCACGAGCTGTACTGCCTCGGGCACCTGTTCCAGGCGGCGGTCGCGCGCCACCGCACGCGGCCCGACGCGGATGACGGACTCGTCGGCATTGCTCGCCGCGCCGCGGACCTCGTCTGCGCGGTCTTCGGTGAGGGCGGCGACGAACGCGTCTGCGGGCACGCCGAGGTCGAGGTCGGGCTCGCCGAGCTCGGCCGGGCGCTGGGGGAGCCGCGGTACCTCGAGCAGGCGCGCATCTTCGTCGACCGGCACGGACGCGGCTCGCTGGCCGACATCGAGTGGGGCCGGTCGTACTTCCAGGACGACGTCCCGGTCCGCGAAGCGGACCGCCTGCGCGGGCACGCGGTCAGGGCGAACTACCTCTCGTCGGGTGCGACGGATGTCGCGGTCGAGACCGGCGACGACGAGCTGCTGCGGGCGCTCGACGGCCAATGGGAGGCTACGCAACAGCGCCGCACGTACGTCACGGGCGGGCAGGGCTCGCACCACCAGGACGAGGCCTTCGGCGAGGACTGGGAGCTGCCGGCCGACCGGGCCTATTCCGAGACCTGTGCGGCCGTGGCATCCGTCATGTTCGGGTGGCGCCTGCTGCTCGCGCAGGCCGACGCGGCCCAGGCCGACCCGCGATACGCGGACGCGATCGAGCGCGCGCTCTTCAACGTGGTCGAGACGTCGCCGGATGCCTCGGGCACGGCGTTCTACTACGCGAACACCCTGCACCAGCGCGTGCCCGGCACCGAGGCCGACCCCGAGTCGGTATCGCCGCGCGCGAAGTCGTCGCTGCGGGCGCCCTGGTTCGAGGTGTCGTGCTGCCCGCCGAACACGGCGCGCACCTTCGCGAGCCTGGCCGCGTATCTCGCGACGGCGGATGCCTCGGGCGTGCAGCTGCACCAGTACGCGCCGTCGACCGTGCGCACCCGGCTCGACGACGGGCAGGAGGTGGCGCTGGAGATCGCGACGGACTACCCGGCAGGCGGCTCGGTGCGCGTGCGCGTGCTCACGGATGCGTCGTCGCCGTGGACGCTCGCGCTGCGCGTGCCGGCGTGGGCGGCGGGCGCGACACTCGCCGTGCGGCCGGCCGACGGCGGCGACGCCGACGAGCGTGCCGTCGAGCCCGGGTACGCCCGTGTCGAGCGTGCGTTCGCCGCGGGCGACGAGGTCGAGCTGGCACTGCCGGTCGCCCCGCGCTTCACCGCGCCCGACCCGCGCGTCGACGCGGTCCGCGGCTCGCTCGCGGTCGAACGCGGCCCCGAGGTGTTCGCGCTCGAATCGGTGGACCTCGCCGGGACCACGCTCGAGACATCCGACTTCGCCGACCTCCGCGTCGACCCGGCCACCGCACCCCGCGATGCCGCCGGCAGCGCCGGCCCGGCGGTGCCGCCCCGCGACGCCGATGGCGCTGTCGTCGTCACCCTCGTCGACGCCCGCACGGGCGCCCGCGCCGACATTCCCCTCGTCCGCTACCACGAGTGGGCCGAGCGCGGCCCCTCCCGCATGCGCGTCTGGATCCCGCTCCTCACGGCCGAAGCGTGA